From the genome of Hippopotamus amphibius kiboko isolate mHipAmp2 unplaced genomic scaffold, mHipAmp2.hap2 H_1, whole genome shotgun sequence:
TCCTCACTTGGGACAAGCTGAGGGCCCAGATATACCAGCTGGGACCCTGGTCCAGGAGTACCCAGCTGCTTGCAGAGCCTGAGTGGCACTCAGAGATTCCCTTAGGGTGACTGGGCTAATGCAGAGCAAGGGACATGGGTGCAGCATAGGCACCCAGAGGGAGGCACATGCAGGGCACACCCAGACACGCCGTGGGGACATAAGTAGGCCAGGAGTGGACTCCACAGCACTGTCACACATAGGGCTCCACAAAAATGAATCAGCAGATGTGCACACTCAGATACATACGTGGGACACAAAATCCtatgcagatacacacacagatacccACCAGGACACAGACAGAATAGAGAGGATGTATTTATATTAACTAAAGACACACACTTACACCCAGGAAAACGGATAgatacagacacagaaagacacacagacacgtGTGCACACAAGTCCCACACATACCAAGAACAGTGCTCATAGGGCCATGCGTGGGCAATAGGCAGATGCACCCACTGGCACAAACATGTACATGCAGACACAGGGGCACAAGCATGCAGAAAGAGTATGGAGACATCCAGAGAAAGAAACTCCTGAACACACAGAAAGACTATACAGGAGAACACAGGGACAGTACAGACAGGTACATGGAGAGAGGGGCACACGTAGAGATTCAAAGGTACACACCTTTGTACAGCCACGTTGACAGATGCAGATGTGCAGATGACCATACATGTATAGGTATAGCCATCTTGAGAGAGACACACAAGGACTCActcctcacatacacacacattcacatggGCATTCCCAAGTGCAGATAATCAGATCTGTACACATAGGAAtgtgataataaatgtttaacatctGCTCTTGAGAAAAAAAGTGCATACAGATTAGCTAAGTTCATTACAAACTCTACTGATATAAAGGAAGCGTAGCACACAGTTTACAAGTGATGATAATATATCTAATGGTCTCTACTATAAATTCCACATACCAGTTAATTCTCACAGTGCTTTCattaatttcagttttaattcttatttatcaAGATTATCATTAAATTTCAACACGTATATATTATAACCAAGCAAATCCAATTACAAGCATATACCCATTAGAAATGAGGGcactttttttctccaaaatatatatacatgagggtttataacaactttattgatAACAGCCAAGAGCTTGAAACAACTCACTTGACTATAAATGGGAACATGCttaaataaattgtgatgtgGTCACATGAATGAGTAAGAGTAcaggataaataataaaatgggcATCTGGTGATCAAAGCAATGGATTGTGCTAGAACCTGGCTAGTTGTTCACCAATACTGTTTTCTCATTCTGCACACCCAAGAGGACAGgcatgtcccagcttcccttgcttAATTTGGGACCATGTGAATGAATTTTGGCCAATGGAAATGGGTAGGAGTGATTGTGAATAATGTTTCTTCAATTTACCTTCTCATATATGCTCCTTCCTGGGGTTGCCTCTTTGGGCTTCACTGGTTCCAGTTTTCACACCTCCCCAAGAATTATTGCTCCTttgggagctgcaggtccaggtGATTGGAAGATGATGTCTtcatgaggaggaagaggacaagACCTAGTGACCTTGAGCCACTAGATATCAGGCTGGACCATGTCCTGATCATACATTTGTACCTGGATCTGCCTGCCTGAGAgaggggaaggcaggaggagTTTGAGTCTCTGTTCTTGTGAATTAGACATGAACTATGATGTCATAAAGTAAACCATGACAGAAAACTGTGTTAACTCCACCGCCCATTTAAACCTAAGAGCAATTAGTCTTCATAATTCTACGTTTTGAATCATATGGTCTGTAAAAATGCGTCCCTTTGATAACAGACCTACCTGTagtttttgaaaatttccttcatctaatatttaaaaaaaagaatgaacctaAATGTATACGTGTGCTCTATGCACAATTATTGCCATTACCTATAACTCTGCTTGCTGAGTCACAGAGtgattgtattttatattttaaaaaacatgatcaGTGATTCTGCAGAGATGTCCTCCTATAGCTGTATACGTGACTGCAGAGATGTCCTCCTATAGCTGTATACGTGAGAACCTTGTGGAGATGATGAATACTAACAATAATAGTTTGTGTGTATTTAGCACCAGGCCTTCATCTCACTTCCCATGAGATAGGTTGTagtattttcccattttacttgtacttggagggagggaggtggtcaTGACTTAAATGAGAGCTCCCACCCCGAGGGTTTCTGTGTAAGAAGATGTAGTTTGGAACCGAGAACTTGCATTTTCAGTAGGTTCACAAGTGATGCTGACCCAATTTTGGGTATCAACGAATAGGAGGAACATTTCATGTTACTACCCGAAGACCCCAGGAAACAGGGATGTTCATTGTCCAATTTTTCTTGGCCGGCCCGCGCGGATTGCGGTATCCTagtttccccgaccaggggtggaacccccGCCCCTGaactggaagcgtggagtccgaaccactggaccgccagggtaTTCCCTTCATCGTTTAATTTAAATCTCAGTACTCAAAACTCTGAGAGGTGAAGCGGCTCGCCCAGGGTGAAACAATGCTCCACCTGCTGGAGACCGCGGAGGACGCGGCCTTGTCCAGGTGACCACCGAAATCCGGGCGCGTCGCCTTTAAGAGGGCACTGGCCACTCGGCGACGCAGTTTCTCCCCGACCTTTCTCCCTCCGCCTGCCTCAGCGTGGCTCTCTGGGAGAACCTGAAAGGGGTCCCTTCCCTGGTTGGATGGAGGGCACGAACTCCTTTACCCAGAAGTCTGTGCCCGACGCATCTGCGCTGCGCCAATGACAACCCGGAAGATGCGCGATTCCTGTCGCCGCTGCCGGCGCAGGCGGGACTTCCGGTGTCGCGGTCGTGACGTGTTACGCTGGCGCCGCGACTGTCTGGAGTGGCTGTGGAGGCCGGGCGTCCTGGCTGGGCTGCGCTCTCCGTGCGGCTCTTCGGAACCGAACAGGGAAGGACGATCAAAAGGCTAGGACCTCTCGCCGCGTCGTTTACACGACCCATGGTCCTCGCCGTGGGACGGGCCGCCTTGCGCGGAGGTGTCGGCCGGGGCTGCGATCCTTCCGAGGCCTTGGCACCCGCCCTCCGTCTTCGTCCGCTTCCGGAGGCGGCACCCTGAGCCTGTGCGCctttttgcggggggggggggggggagactgGCTCGGGGAGCGACAGTCGTCCCGAGGCCACCGCGCccagtgggggtgtgggggttCGGCTGCTTCCGCGAGCCCGCTCCAGTCGCCAGCTTCTCGACCCGGTTCTGGAAGCTCACAGGATTCCATGGCGGCCGCGGCGCCTATGGACCGGGCTCAGGTGAGTGGAGGGTCCCTGAGGCCTCACCGCCTCCGGTGTAGGGGATGGTGTGCTGTAGGCTTTCCGCACGTGGCCTTCATCGCTCCCCCGTCTTGAGCATGGAGGCGCTGAAGGGCGGTCCTTGACGGAGGATGTGTGGCGAGGATGGGGATGAGGCGGGAAATGGTTTCCAAGGCACAGGAGCCAGCTGGTACAAACAGGTGCAGGTGAGACTGGATTAGGAGTGTTCTGGAAACCGCAGGTCTCTGTTATGTTTGGGGAGAGCGGAGAGCGGGCGGTCAGGGGTCCGGCCTGGAGTGGCAGCCTGAGGAGCTGGGCCTCTGTTGTGATGGCGGCGGGAGCCGTGGAAGGTTTGTAACAGAGAAGGGAGGTGATCTGACACAGGTGTTAACAGGCTTCCTCTGGTAGCAGAGTGGAAAGATTGGGGAAGCCTGAGGGTGGGCAGGGAGACCAGGATGGAGTCTACCGCAGTCGTCCAGGTGAGTGTTGATGCTGGGTGGACCAGCGTGGTGGCAGTGGAGGTTAGAGAGGTGTGTGgattttgtatatgtttgtaaAGTAGGATCGATGGAGATTTTCTGATGAGACATAGTAAGCTTCTGGGATTCATcacctgtcctccccaccccatccccaacgTCTGAACTGGAGTCTGAGGGCCTTAAAGGAGGGCTGCTTTCTAGCCCAGAATCCTGAATCTAAGCCAAGAGTTATATGAAGAGGTTCCTGCTCTGGCAGCCAATAGGATGAGGACTGGAAGGGTGTATTAGACCCAGGAACAGCTTGTGCAAATGCTTGCAGCTAAGACTGAGTTGGGAGTCCTCAAGGAACCGCAGGTCTTAATTATGTCTGTTGGGTGAAGGGCCAGGAGTCAGGCAAGAATGGctggctgagggacttccctggtggtccagtggttaggactctgtgctccctaagcagggggcccgggtttgattcctggttggagagctagatcctgcatgcatgcttcAACTGAGTTGGCAAGTCACAACGGAGACCCGGCACAccctaaataaaataaaccaatacatattttaaaaaaagaaaaagagtgtcAGGCTGAGGAGCTGGGCTTCTATTCTAAGGGTGGCGGAAGACATTGAAGATTTGGAGCAGAAGAGAGATGCTCTGAATCAGATCTTAACAGGCTCCATCTGGCTGCTGTCTGGCTGAGAGTGGAGTGTGGGCATGAGGGAGGAGCCTACTGCAGTAGTCCACATACATGTTGATGGTGGCACAGAGAGTGGAAACTGGGCACGGAGGACTCAGTGTCTTGCTTAGGTACCTGAGTGGCAGTGGTGCCTGTCATAACGACATATGAGTACTTCCTGGATACTGTATGCAAAGTGGCTTCAGGAGTGGGGACCGCCTTGCAGGTGCATATGGTGTGGATCAAGAGGTTATCAACATTAATGAGGGTGTGTTCCCAGATATGAGGAAGGTGTGGTTCAAAGTGATGTACATATTGGGAGGAGTGTGGACTGATGGCGTTAAAGTTGTGTCTGGGAGACATGGTGTTGAGGATGCCAGCAGGAGAGTGTTTGGTGTCCTTCATGCAAGACCCATAGCTTACATGATGTGTATCTGCCCACCTGCCTGGTTCTGCTCTGGGCTGCACACAGTAGTCAGAGGGATGGGGGAGAGCAGGCAATAGTGGTGTCAAGGCCTAGTATTGCCTCTGAgttgggaggctggggaggagagggaccAGGGGGTGGGTAGGTGAGTGGGTAGACTGGGGAGTCCTGTTGTCTGTGGGCTCAGCTGTCCCCATCGTGGCAGGGCTGTGTGACCTTCGAGGATGTGTTCGTGTACTTCTCCCGGGAGGAGTGGGAGCTCCTTGAGGAAGCTCAGAGACATCTGTACCGcgatgtgatgctggagaactttGCACATGTGGCCTCCCTGGGTAAGTCCCTGTTTCAGTTATCTATTGGTTCCTGGCAAATTACTCCAAAAGTTAGTgacttaaaatagtaaaaatgcgTTACCTAAGTTTCAGTGCGTCAGGAACCTCGTTACAGCTTACCTGGGTGCTTTTGGCTCAGCGTCTTTCATGAGCTTTCAGTCAAGCTGTCAGCCAAAGCGATGTTCTCATCTGAAGGCCATTCTCAGGAAGAATCCATTTACAAACTCACTCGTGTTTTGTGTTTGCAAGATGTAGTTTCTTACGGCTTGTTGAACTGTGAGCATTAGTTCCTCTCTGACTGTTGGTCAGAGGCCCCGCCCTCGGTTCCTTGTCACGGTGGCCTTACGGTAGTGCCCCTCATAATGTGGAAGGTGCCTTCTCTCTGAGCAAGTGAGAAGAGAGAATGTCCAGGATGATAGCTGGTGTTTTTCTAACCTGACCTGGAGGAAATGGTCCCATCATTTTTGCCCTGTTCTGTTCTCAAGAAATGGGTTAGTTAGTCCAGTCTATGATTATGGGAAGCAGTTTACAGAAGCATAGTACTGGCAGGTAGGCATTCCCTGGGGCCTATAGAGAGGCTGTCTTCCACAGGCCCTCATG
Proteins encoded in this window:
- the ZNF304 gene encoding zinc finger protein 304 isoform X3; this translates as MAAAAPMDRAQGCVTFEDVFVYFSREEWELLEEAQRHLYRDVMLENFAHVASLEFPEPGHSHLHRAHPTPAAEALLKPVRRGVSWRPRLCFWLLV